The window AGGGCACGCTGGAGACGCTCGGTATCCCTTATTCCGGGAGCGGCGTGCTGTCCAGCAGCCTGTGCATGGATAAACATCTGTCCAAAACCATCCTCAGAAGCAAGGGGATCCTGACCCCGGATTGGCTGTGCTGGGACAGCATGGATGATTATGCACCGGAAGCGGTGGAACGCCTCGGATATCCGGTCATGGTTAAGCCGAATTCGGGCGGCTCCAGTATCGGCATGTCGAAGGTGAACAATTCACAAGAGCTGCGGGGGGCGGTGGAAAAAGCTTTTGCCGCAGACCGTTCCATTCTGATTGAAGGATTCACCGAAGGGCAGGAAATTACCTGCCCGATTCTAGGCGGAGACCTTCTGCCGGTCATTGGTATCCGCTCGCTGGGTGCGGACTGGTTCGACTATAGCGCCAAATATGCGCAGGGCGGAGCGGATGAACGTGTAATCCAGCTGTCTCTGGGGACTCACGAACGGGTGCGTACGGCGGCATTTGCCTGCTATAAGGCGCTGAAGTGCTCTGTCTATGCTCGGGTGGATATGCTGCTGCAAAATGGCGTTCCCTATGTCCTTGAAGTGAACACCCTGCCGGGGATGACCGAAACCAGCCTGCTACCGCGAAGCGCACTCGCTGCCGGCTACACCTTCAGCAGCCTGCTCGATGCCATCATTGCCGGTTCGCTGCAGGTGCGGGGAGATCAAGCGGGGGAGGTGCAGGCGCCGAAGGAGGAAGAGGCAGGGCAAACAGGGCGGATACAGGCTGCGGGAGAATCAAACGAAGCGTGTGCGGAAGCCGGAGAGCAGGCAGCGCAGGCAGATGAAAAAATGCAGGAGGTGATAAGCCATGCTTAAAGAGTCTTCACTTCAGCGCACGCAAGGGCAAGAGTGGATTGCCCCGCGTGTGCGGGAGATTGCGCCTTCGGGCATCCGCGCTTTTTTTGATCTTACTGCCGGTAACAACGATATTATATCACTTGGTGTGGGAGAACCCGATTTCGCTACACCGGAGCATGTGAGAGCCGCCTGCATCCGGGCGCTTGAGCGCGGAGAAACCATGTATACGCCAAATGCCGGGCTGCCGGAGCTGCGGGAGGAAATTGCCCGTTATCTGCACAACGGGTTCGGGCTGCAGTATGATGCTGCAGACGAAGTGATCGTCACTGTAGGCAGCAGTGAAGCGCTGGATCTGGCACTGCGCGCCTTCACCGCTCCGGGCGATGAAGTTATTATCCCTTCGCCCAGCTATATCGCCTACTCCCCGATTGCCCATCTGAACGGGGGCACACTGGTAGAGGTTGAGACCCCGGCGGAGCTGGGCTTTAAGCTGACGGCCGAAGCGCTGGAGAAGGTCATCACCCCGCGCTCCAAGCTGCTGATGCTGAACTTCCCGAGCAATCCTACGGGCGCGGTGATGTCTTACGAAGACTGGCTGCCTATCGCCGAACTGGTGAAGAAGCATAACCTGCTGGTACTCTCGGATGAAATCTATGCCGAGCTGACCTATGACAGTAGACATGCCAGCATTGCCGCGCTTCCCGGCATGAAGGAGCGGACCATAGTGATCAGCGGCTTCTCGAAGGCCTTCGCGATGACCGGCTGGCGCGTAGGGTATGCCTGCGGCAACCGTGAGCTGCTGGCTGCAATGCTGAAGATCCATCAGTACACCGCGATGTGCGCGCCGGTGCTGGGGCAGATTGCCGCCCTCGAATCCCTGCGCAGCGGACTGCGCGACAAGGACCGGATGAAGGAGTGTTTCCGGCAGCGCAGAACGCTGTTTGTGGAAGGCCTCCGGACCATCGGACTCCACTGCCATGAGCCGCAGGGGGCATTCTATGCCTTCCCGTCGATTGCCCATACCGGAATGCAATCCGAGGAATTTGCCGTGCGGCTGCTGAGGGAAGCAGGCGTTGCCGCCGTTCCCGGGCATGTGTTCGGAAGCGGCGGCGAGGGGCACATCCGCTGCTCCTATGCGGCCTCTACGGCCAAGCTGAACGAGGCACTGGAGCGGATGGAAGGGTTTATGAAGGTTAGAATATAACGGATTCCATCACGGATTCAATAATGGTAAAAATGTAATTGTACGATCCTGTTATATCCCCTATAATCCTAAAGGAAGAAACAGGGATATGCAGTATAATAGCTTGCGGCAGCAGCATGGCAGCGATCGCCCCCTTCTTCGGAGAAGGGGCCTTTTTGCGTATGGAGCAGAAACATATGAACAGAGCCGGCGACAGTACTTGGAGCACCAAAATATGCGATTACACACCAGCACAGGAGGAATAATCAATGATCTCAGCAATTGAAGCAGTAATCGGACGGATTGCCCCGGCCGATCAGGAAGCAATCCGGCGCGCGGAGCAGCGGCTGGATATACTGACTAAGCCGCCGGGCAGTCTCGGCCGGCTTGAGACGCTGGCCGTGCGGCTGGCAGGCATCTCCAAGACGGAGCAGCCGGCTTACGGCAAACGCACGGTGGTGGTTATGGCTGCCGATCACGGCGTATGCCGTGAAGGGGTCAGCGCTTTTCCGCAGGAGGTCACAGTGCAGATGGCCTACAATATCCTCAGCGGCGGTGCAGGGGTGAATGTACTGGCCCGTCAGGCCGGTGCTGAGGTGAAGCTGGTGGATATCGGTGTGGGCGCGGACTTGAGCCATCCCGAGCTGATTGACCATAAAGTACGCTACGGCAGCGGGAATATGGCGCAGGGGCCTGCGATGAGCCGGGAGGAAGCGGAACGGGCTATTCTGGCCGGGATAAGCGTGGCGGAGGAAGCGGTGAAGCGCGGGACGGAGATTTTTATTACCGGCGAGATGGGCATCGGCAATACCACGGCCAGTGCTGCAGTTCTCTGCGCGCTGGAAGGCATTCCTGCAGAAACGGCAGTAGGCCGGGGCACAGGGATCGACGATGAGCGGCTGCGTCATAAAATCGCCGTTGTGGAGCGGGCGCTTCGGCTCAATGCCCCGGATGCTGAGGATGCCATCGATGTATTGTCCAAAGTGGGCGGGCTGGAGATTGCCGGTCTTGCCGGTCTGATTCTCGGTGCGGCAGCGGCCGGAGTTCCCGTCGTTCTGGATGGCTTCATCTCCGGCGCAGCGGCACTCGCTGCCAAGTCCCTTGCTCCGGAGTCCATCCATTATATGATTGCCTCCCATGTTTCCGGCGAGCAGGGCCATAAGCTCATGCTGGAACATCTGGGGCTGGAAGCGCTGCTCGATCTTGGGCTGCGCCTTGGCGAAGGAACAGGGGGAGTTCTCTGCCTGCATCTGATTGAAGCGGTCAGCCGGATTATGCGGGAAATGGCTACCTTCGAAAGCGCGGGGGTCTCCGGAGCGGAGAGCCGATGAGCATTCTCGTAACAGGCGGGGCGCGAAGCGGTAAGAGCAGCTTTGCTGAGCGCCTGACACTGTCGCTGGCGGATGAGGCGTTGTATGTAGCAACCGGGCAGGCGTTCGACAAAGAAATGAAGGCGCGGATAGCCCTGCACCGCCGGCAGCGTGAAGCAAACGGTGGCCAGTGGGAGACGCTAGAGGAGCCGCTTGATCTGCCGGCATTGCTTGAGCGCCTCTCCGGGGGAAAGGCGGTGCTTGTGGACTGTCTGACGCTCTGGCTCTCCAATGTGCTGCTGGACGTAGAGGGTGAGACGGACAGACAGGAACGGGTAGAACGGGAGATTGCCCGGCTTGAGCAGAGCGTAGCCGCTTTCGAAGGGACGCTCGTTCTTGTGACGAATGAGGTCGGTGACGGCATTGTGCCGGAATACGCACTCGGGCGGCTGTACCGGGATTTGGCCGGCAGGATGAATGCGCAGCTGGCCAGGCAATGCCGGCAGGTCTTTCTGGTCACCGCCGGGATTCCTATTGAGCTGAAGAGCAGGGAGTACAAGCTGTGAGCGCAAGGAGGGATGCCGCCGCTGCGTTTCAGTTTCTGTCCCGCTTCCCGGTTAAGGATGGCGGGGACTTCTCGCCGGAGCTGCTGCGGCGCAGCGTGGTCTATTATCCGCTGGTCGGTGCGGCAATCGGGCTTGTCACTGCGCTTGGTGCCGCCGCTGCTGCCTGGCTGCTGCCGGCCTGGCCCGCCGCTGTAATTACCCTCATCCTATGGGTGGGACTTACCGGCGGGCTGCATTTGGACGGCTGGATGGACAGCGCCGATGCGCTGCTCAGCTACCGTTCGCGGGAGCGGATGCTGGAGATTATGAAGGACAGCCGGGTGGGGGCTATGGGCGTGCTGGCCTGCGTGCTGCTCCTGCTGCTGAAGGCTTCCTTGCTGGCAGCCTTTATCGGAGGCAGCCATTATTATGCGCTGCCGATGCTGCTGCTGCCGCCGGTCTGGAGCCGCTGGTACATGGTGCGGGCGATGGCCCGCTACCCTGCTGCCCGCGGCAGCGAAGGCCTGGCAGCGGGCTTCGCCGCGCTGCCGCTGCGGCAGGAGCGGCGCGCGCTGCTGCTCGCCGCCCTGCTGACACTGCCCGCCGCCGCTGCGCCTTTGGCGCTTGGCGCGGGAGGCACGGCCTGGCCGCAGCAGCTGGCGGCGGCTTGCCTGGCGCCGCTTGCCGCCGTGGCCTGCGGCACCTTGGCGGCACGGCGGATCAGCAGCCGGCTCGGCGGGCTCACCGGCGACGTGTACGGCGCGCTGAACGAGCTGCTGGAAGCAGCGGTACTGCTGCTTCTTGTGCTGCTGCAGCACAACCTAATGTAGCTGGCGGCTTAGCCGCAAGCTACACCCCGCAAGCTACACGCCGCAAGCCACACACCGAAAGCAGGAAGAGAGCGTGGATCCATACATGGAACAACAAACTGAACTACAAACCAAGCAGCCAGCGGCTGTGCTGATGATACAGGGAACGGCCTCGGATGTCGGCAAGAGCCTCGTTACTGCTGCCATTGGCCGGATCCTGGTACAGGACGGCTATCGTACTGCCCCATTTAAATCCCAAAACATGGCGCTCAATTCCTATGTCACACTGGACGGCAAAGAAATCGGCCGGGCCCAGGGCATGCAGGCCGAGGCTTTCGGCATTACAGCTACCACCGACATGAATCCGATTCTGCTGAAGCCTTCAGGGGAGATGAGCGCACAGATTGTAGTACACGGCGTGCCGCATGCGGCGCTGAGTGCTCGGGAGTACCGCGAGAAGTTCCTTCCGGAGGCGAAGGAGACGGTGATGTCTGCACTCGGACGGCTGCGTGACAGCTATGATGCCGTGTTGATGGAGGGCGCCGGCAGTCCGGCCGAGATTAACCTGAAGGCGCGGGATATTGTGAATATGAATCTCGCAGGCTGGGCTGACGCTCCGGTATTACTGGTTGCGGATATTGACCGGGGAGGCGTCTTCGCATTTCTGGTTGGAACCCTGGAGCTGCTGGAGCCGCAAGAGCGGGCACGTGTCAAAGGCTTCATCATCAACAAATTCCGCGGTGATCTCTCACTGCTGCAGCCGGGGCTGGACTGGCTGGAGGCGCGCACGGGAATTCCGGTGCTCGGGGTGCTGCCGTTTCTGCCGCAGCTGCGAATTGAGGCGGAGGACTCTGTAGTTCTGGAAGGAACCTCGGGCCGATTGCAGCCCGGCAGCACCAGGGAGCTGGATATCGCGGTCATCCGCTATCCGCGAATCTCGAATTTCACCGATTTTGATCCGCTGGAGGATGAGCCGGATACGGTAGTTCGTTATGTGACCTCAGCTCTAGAGCTCGGCACACCGGATGCCATTATCTTGCCGGGCACGAAGAATACAGCAGCTGATCTTGTGTTCCTGAGACAGCAAGGATTCCCGGAGGCGATAGCGCATGCGCTCCGCCAGGGAACCCTCCAGCTCGCGGGAATCTGCGGCGGCTATCAGATGCTCGGGCAGAAGCTGCTGGATCCGGACGCCGTGGAGAGCCCGGAGCCGGGTGAAAGCAGCGGGCTTGGCTATCTCCCGCTGTCGACAGCTTTTCTGCAGCATAAAACGACCGTGCGGGTGAATGGTGTCCTGGCCGACGGCCATCCGCTGCAATTAAGCGGGATCTCTACGACGGCAGCGGCCCATACTGCTGTAAGCGGATATGAAATCCATATGGGAACAACGACGAATCTTGAGCCTGACGCTGTGCGCAGCCTGTTCCGGCTGGAAAGGGCGGATGGGCAGGAGCAGCTAGAAGGCTGGGGCTCACCTGACGGCAAGATATGGGGGACATACCTGCATGGCCTGTTTCATAATGATGAGCTGCGCCGCAGCTGGCTTGACGGCATGCGGAAGGCTAAGGGGCTGACACCGCTGGCAGCAACCTTCTCTTCGGCAGCGCTGCGTGAACAGGAGTTCGATAGGCTGGCTGCATCCGTACGGGAGAACCTTGATATGGAGGCTGTGTACACAATTATGGGGCTGTCCGTGAAAGAGGAATAAGGATGTTTATGGCGATTCTGCTGTAATGGTGGCCGGACTGGCCGAGATCGGCGGCGGATATCTCGTATGGCTCTGACTGCGGCTCTATGACTGGATCGGAGCAGGCATCTGCGTAATCGGAGTGTCGGTGATCCTCTGGGCACCAAGAAGCTAGTATTAGGAGTCTTGCCAAGAACAGGAAGATTCATGTGAAAAAAGGGACTCTCCGGAAGCCGGCAGCTTCCAGAGAGTCCCTTGGTTTGATTGCAGATGTTATGCTCGCGGCGGGGCTAAATTTTGAACTGCCGCACGGCTTCCTGCAGTCTGACTGCTTGTTCGTGCAGATGCTCTACGGTCAGTGCATGACCTTCAAGCTCCTGGTACTGCCGGGAAGAGTTCTCAGCCAGCGAGTCCGCGTTGGAGCGGGACTTGGCAGTAATCTGTGCGGCTTCCTCCACAGAGGCGCTGACTTCTTCGGTTCCGGCAGAGATTTGCTGAGTGGCTGCCGAGACGGACTGAATGCTGTGGTTGATGCTCTGAATAAGAATGAGCAGATGGTTGAAGGCATTTCCTGCTTCAACTACTTTGCTGACACCGGAAGAGACCTCCGAGTTTACGTGATTCATCTCTTCTACCGAACGGTTCATATCCTCCTGCAGACCCAGCAGGAAATCGCGGATTTGCTCATTGGATTCCTTCGACTGCTCGGACAGCTTGCGTACCTCTCCGGCAACAACGGCAAAACCCCGGCCATGCTCGCCTGCACGCGCTGCTTCAATCGAGGCATTCAGCGACAGCATTTGGATCTGTTTCGTAATCTCCGTAATTCCCTGGACAACCTCGCCAATCATTTGCGACCGCTCGTTCATGATGCGGAATTGCTCCAGTGAATGCACAGATGCGACCTCTACCTGGCGCATTTGCTCTACAGCACTCTGGGCAATCTCATTGCCGCCCGTAGCCTCTGCGGAAGCTTCACTGATCTGCTCGGTAACCTCGCCGGCGGCGGAAGCGATATGCTGGATACCGACATTGATTTCATCCATGGCCCGGGAATTCTCCATAGCACTGCTGGCAATCGTGGCGCTGCCTTTGCTGATCTCACTTACGGACTCGGAGGAACGCTGTGCCATTTCGTTCAGCACATCAACACGTGCTTTCAGATCATTGGCATCCGTGACGACTGTATTGGAGGTATCGAGAACCTGTCCGATCATATCCTTAAGCTTCTGACCCATGCTGCGGAAGCTTTCAGACAGCTGGCTGACCTCATCGTTTCCTTTAATCACCAGTTCCTGAGTAAAATCACCGCTGGCCATTTTGTTGCTGTATGCCGTAAGCTGGGAGAGCGGGCGGGTGATTCTGCGGCTCATGTAATAGGCGGCGGCAAGGCCGATAATCAGCGAAGCAAGTGTAATGGCTACACTGGTCCAGATGATGCTGTTGATTTTGTCCTGAACAAAACCTACATCATAACTCACACCAATAACCATCGTGCTTCCGGGAATGCCAATATAGGCAGTTTTATGTATACCGTGACTATCGCTATATGTATCGCTGAGTCCTGTTTTTCCTTTGGCGGCCTGCTGCATTGCAGAGGTTACGGTAAGGCTTTCTTCGGCCTTCAGCTTAGAGCCTTGGTCGGCAGTCAATACTGAAGCTTTACCTTCGGCCAGATTAATCAGAAAGACTGTTTCTACATCATGCTGCTCTTTTTTATCTTTAAAATAGAATTGAAGATTGGTTGCAGACTGTTCGCTTTTATTCAGGGTCTGCTGTGCATGTGTTGCATTGATATTCTTGAATACATCTTGGGCAGCGCCAGACAGGAGTTTATTAATCTGCGGCATGACGTAGTTGTCGATCGTATTCATGGAAATAAAGTAGAAGCTGACACTTAGCACAAGAGACGTAAGCAATAATACGACAAACAATAAGAGCGTGAACTTGCGGCTGATCGAATTTTTAAAACGTACCATTTCATTCTCTCCTTCTTTTGTTTGGATGCATCGTATATCCCATTGCCCATACTTCACAGCAGGGCAGGCAGCAATATATTCCGTAGGTCCAGGTCATATATCAGGCTATCGTTTTCCGGGAATCTGACTGATAACTATTCTATAGAATTAACCTCCGGTTGAATAGTGAAAAATTGAATTACAAAGCATAATTTTCAGAAAAATATGAATAATTATCGAAGGAAATGCTAGATTTACGAAAATAGGCGGACACCGCACTGGATTTACAGAAATTAAATTTCCATGGCTTGTTAGCTTTATATATGATAGAGTATTTATGTTTTTGTTTCTAACAAACTAAATAACCGCGGTTCGTAACCATCCCGCGTAACCAAAACTAGGAGGCTTCAGAGATATATGTTTAATTTGCTGTGGGGTATTTTGTTTGTGGTTGTCAATTTTGCTTTCTTTCTGCTCTGCTACCGCCTGTTCGGTAAAAAAGGCTTATATGCCTGGGTCGGAGTTGCGACGGTTATTGCCAATATTCAAGTGGCTAAGACAATTGAAATGCCGCTGGGAATTGTAATGACGCTCGGCAACACCATGTATGTCACGCTGTATATGACCAGCGATTTGCTTAATGAGAAATACGGGCGTTCAGAAGCTCGCAATGCGGTCTGGTTCGGTTTCTTCACACTGCTGATGACGACAGTGATTATGCAGATGGTTCTGAAGTTCGAGCCGCAGGAGACGGATATAGCCCAATCTTCCCTGGAGACTATTTTCGGCATGATGCCGCGTCTGGCATTGGGCAGTCTTACAGCCTACTTTATCAGTCAGTTTCTGGACGTGCGCCTCTACTCCTGGATACGTAAATATTTCAGCAGTTCACGCCAGCTCTGGATTCGTTCGAACGGCAGCACTATGATCAGCTCCTTTGTAGATACGCTGATTTTCTGCTTGATTGCTTTTGCCGGATTTTACGACCTAAGGGTATGGACCGAAATTTTGCTGACGACCTACTTATCGAAATTCCTGCTGACCGCTGCAGGTACGCCGATCCTTTATATTGCCCGTTCCTTCCGCTTTGCTGAAGAGACTGAGGCCCGCAGGGACACGGAAGCACGGATTGATTTATAGAACGGGTTTAGCGCCCAGATAGAAAAGCAGCAAGCCTCCGAAAGCGGGGCTTGCTGCTTTTTGATAACCCTAACAGCATTAACCGGCTGGCTACAAATGAAGAACAGTCAGTTCCTTTGGATAGCTGGTCAATGTGACCGGACCGTCAGCCGTAATTAACACATCATCTTCAATGCGCACGCCGCCCAGGCCTGGTACATAGATGCCGGGCTCGACAGTGAACACGTTCCCGTTCTCGATAATATCTTCATTTAAGCCGTGCAGTGAAGGATATTCATGGGTATCCATGCCAAGGCCGTGGCCGACCCGGTGCATGAAGTATTCACCGTAACCGGCAGCGTCAATGACATCACGTGCTGCCTTGTCGACCGAACCGAAGGTGGCTCCAGCTCTCGAGGCTGCGATGCCCGCCATATTGGCAGCGAGAACGGTGTTGTAAATTTCCACCAGCTTGGCATCAATTTCACCCACAGCAAAGGTCCGGGTAATATCGGAGGCATAGCCTGCGGCATACACGCCCATATCGAACATCAGCAAATCACCTTGCCGGATAACCCGGTCTCCGGGCACGCCGTGCGGCAAAGCCGTTTTCGGTCCGGAGAGCACCATCGTATCGAAGGAGGGGCCGGAAGCGCCAACCTTTTTCATCAGATATTCAAGCTCTGCAACCAGCTCGATTTCGGTGACCCCGCTCTTAATGTGGCTCAGGCCGCGGCGGAGGACTTCCTCCACGAGCTCAGCGGCATGCTTCATCCGCTCGACTTCCTCCGGCGTTTTCTTGGCCCGCATAGCCCGCAGCAGGTGTCCGATGTCGCTGAATTGTCCGGCCGGAACCGCCGCAGACAGCAGCTCGTAACGGCTCACGGAGAAGTGTTCCTTCTCGATGCCGAGTGTTCCCGGGGCAGTGCCGCCAAAACGCGACTTCAGCAGCTCATAAGGATTATCCGTATCACTGTGCGTTAGGATCGTGGTGACGGAGGAGGCTGCATGGGCAGCTTCGGCATCGAGCGCCGGCACAATCAGTACAGGCTCCTCTCCGCGGATCAGTAGCAGGCCCAGAAACCGCTCATGCGGGTTGCTGGAAAAACCGGTCAAATAGTATACATGCTTGGGATCAGTTACGAGCAGGGCATCCAGCCCGTTACCCGCCATTCCTTGCTCCAGGCTTTTCAGAGCCTCGTTCATTTCAGGTGTTCCCCTTTCGTCTACACGTTAAAAAAACAACGTTATCATTATAGATCATAACCCGGCGGGGTGCACCTGCCAGTGTAGTTGCCAGTGTCCGGACCAACGCTAAGCGTAAAAAAACTGCCCCGCCGCAGGAATCCCGGACGGGGCAGTAAGTGCAGACTCCTCTATGGGCGTAGTTGCCTACAGCGCCTCGGTCAACGACCCGATAAGCGCCTGCGGGCTGCCTTCATACAGCCCGCCGTGATAGCAAAGGACAGACCGGATGGGCAGGTCTTTCAGCTTCAGCAGGCTGCGGAGGGCCAGCGGCATGTCCGGTGTAGCGGCATCCCAGGGGCCTGCCAGCTTGCCGTCCACCACGCGCAGCTCATCGGCGGCGAGCAGCAGCTCCTGCTCCGGCAGGTAGAGGCAGATATGGCCCGGGGTATGGCCAGGGGTATGAATAATCTCAAGCCCTCCGCCCCAAGGCAAGTGCTCACCGTCATGCAGCTCCGTGATGTCTTTCAGCTGCTTCAGCTGCTCCAGGAATTGCTGGAACTCCTCTTGACGCGCCTCCGGCAGCTGGGCGACCCGTTCCGGGGTCATTTTGAGCATCGGCTGGCTCCCGTTAATGACAGGCAGATCACCGGGATGGGCGAACAACCCGACGTCCGGAAGGTCACGGGCCAGAGCAGGAAGATTACCGATGTGATCCGTGTCCTGATGGGTAAGGATAATCCGTTTGATGTCCGAAGGGGCTTCTCCTGCATCCTTGACCGCTTGAATCAGCGCATCGTACTGGTCGAACATGCCAGTGTCAATCAGAGTCAGACCATCCTCGTCCTTTAGCAGTACCGGATGAACCTCCGATGGGCCAAGAGGTATCGTAAGCGCAATAACATTGTGTCCTATATTCATCCTGAACTCCGGGAAAAGGATTCCCGGAAATCACCTCCTGAAACTTTTGTGGGCGATCCTTTTCTTCAACCCCTGATATGATGTAACATAATCTTAATACATCTGTTTATTAAAGGCCAGGCCAGGGCTGAAGCTGGCAGGTTCTGCGCACGGGAGGGGAATTCGGCCATGCAGGGAAAAACGGTACTCGTAACCGGCGGCAATTCCGGGATGGGACTGGCAACAACAATCGAGATGGCCCGCCGGGGGGCAAAGGTAATTATGGCCTGCCGCAGCCAGAGGCGCGGTGAGGAAGCACTGGTGGAAGCCCGGCGGCAGAGCGGTTCGGACGACATTACGCTGATGCTGTGCGATCTGGCTTCGTTCCAGAGTATCCGCAGCTTTGCCGAGCACTTTTTAACAGAATATCCGGTACTTGATGTGCTGATTAATAATGCCGGAGTCGTGACTGTCAAACGTGAGCTTACGGCAGATGGCTTCGAAATGGATCTCGGTGTCAATCATCTGGGGCATTTTCTGCTGACGAATCTGCTGCTGGATCCGCTGAAAGCAGCCGAGCAGGGCCGGATCGTTGTTGTAGCTTCAGGTGCCTATAAGATTGGCAGGCTGCATCTGGACAATCATACGTTATCACGCGGCTTCAATCCGGCTAAAGCCTATGCCCGTTCCAAGCTGGCTAATATTCTGTTTACCAGAGAACTGGCTGCCCGCCTGCAGGGAACTGCGGTTACGGCCAATGCGGTGCATCCGGGAGCGGTGGGGACAAGCATCGGAGTGAATCGCGAAACAGGGTTCGGCCGCTCCGTGCTGAAGCTGCTCTCGTATTTTTTCCTGACTCCTGAGCAGGGGGCAGACACAGCCATTTATCTGGCGACCGCACCGGAGCTGAGCAGAGTAACCGGACAGTATTACTACCGCCGCCAAATCCAGCAGCTGTCGCCAAGGGCGACCAATGAGCAGGAAGCAGCACATCTCTGGCAATGGAGCCTGGAGCAGACCGGATTGAGCCGGGAGCATAGCTAACCATAGGCAGACTGTACCCTATCAGG of the Paenibacillus pedocola genome contains:
- the cobS gene encoding adenosylcobinamide-GDP ribazoletransferase — encoded protein: MSARRDAAAAFQFLSRFPVKDGGDFSPELLRRSVVYYPLVGAAIGLVTALGAAAAAWLLPAWPAAVITLILWVGLTGGLHLDGWMDSADALLSYRSRERMLEIMKDSRVGAMGVLACVLLLLLKASLLAAFIGGSHYYALPMLLLPPVWSRWYMVRAMARYPAARGSEGLAAGFAALPLRQERRALLLAALLTLPAAAAPLALGAGGTAWPQQLAAACLAPLAAVACGTLAARRISSRLGGLTGDVYGALNELLEAAVLLLLVLLQHNLM
- a CDS encoding aminotransferase class I/II-fold pyridoxal phosphate-dependent enzyme, with protein sequence MLKESSLQRTQGQEWIAPRVREIAPSGIRAFFDLTAGNNDIISLGVGEPDFATPEHVRAACIRALERGETMYTPNAGLPELREEIARYLHNGFGLQYDAADEVIVTVGSSEALDLALRAFTAPGDEVIIPSPSYIAYSPIAHLNGGTLVEVETPAELGFKLTAEALEKVITPRSKLLMLNFPSNPTGAVMSYEDWLPIAELVKKHNLLVLSDEIYAELTYDSRHASIAALPGMKERTIVISGFSKAFAMTGWRVGYACGNRELLAAMLKIHQYTAMCAPVLGQIAALESLRSGLRDKDRMKECFRQRRTLFVEGLRTIGLHCHEPQGAFYAFPSIAHTGMQSEEFAVRLLREAGVAAVPGHVFGSGGEGHIRCSYAASTAKLNEALERMEGFMKVRI
- a CDS encoding methyl-accepting chemotaxis protein, producing MVRFKNSISRKFTLLLFVVLLLTSLVLSVSFYFISMNTIDNYVMPQINKLLSGAAQDVFKNINATHAQQTLNKSEQSATNLQFYFKDKKEQHDVETVFLINLAEGKASVLTADQGSKLKAEESLTVTSAMQQAAKGKTGLSDTYSDSHGIHKTAYIGIPGSTMVIGVSYDVGFVQDKINSIIWTSVAITLASLIIGLAAAYYMSRRITRPLSQLTAYSNKMASGDFTQELVIKGNDEVSQLSESFRSMGQKLKDMIGQVLDTSNTVVTDANDLKARVDVLNEMAQRSSESVSEISKGSATIASSAMENSRAMDEINVGIQHIASAAGEVTEQISEASAEATGGNEIAQSAVEQMRQVEVASVHSLEQFRIMNERSQMIGEVVQGITEITKQIQMLSLNASIEAARAGEHGRGFAVVAGEVRKLSEQSKESNEQIRDFLLGLQEDMNRSVEEMNHVNSEVSSGVSKVVEAGNAFNHLLILIQSINHSIQSVSAATQQISAGTEEVSASVEEAAQITAKSRSNADSLAENSSRQYQELEGHALTVEHLHEQAVRLQEAVRQFKI
- a CDS encoding queuosine precursor transporter, giving the protein MFNLLWGILFVVVNFAFFLLCYRLFGKKGLYAWVGVATVIANIQVAKTIEMPLGIVMTLGNTMYVTLYMTSDLLNEKYGRSEARNAVWFGFFTLLMTTVIMQMVLKFEPQETDIAQSSLETIFGMMPRLALGSLTAYFISQFLDVRLYSWIRKYFSSSRQLWIRSNGSTMISSFVDTLIFCLIAFAGFYDLRVWTEILLTTYLSKFLLTAAGTPILYIARSFRFAEETEARRDTEARIDL
- the cobU gene encoding bifunctional adenosylcobinamide kinase/adenosylcobinamide-phosphate guanylyltransferase, coding for MSILVTGGARSGKSSFAERLTLSLADEALYVATGQAFDKEMKARIALHRRQREANGGQWETLEEPLDLPALLERLSGGKAVLVDCLTLWLSNVLLDVEGETDRQERVEREIARLEQSVAAFEGTLVLVTNEVGDGIVPEYALGRLYRDLAGRMNAQLARQCRQVFLVTAGIPIELKSREYKL
- a CDS encoding cobyric acid synthase; this encodes MEQQTELQTKQPAAVLMIQGTASDVGKSLVTAAIGRILVQDGYRTAPFKSQNMALNSYVTLDGKEIGRAQGMQAEAFGITATTDMNPILLKPSGEMSAQIVVHGVPHAALSAREYREKFLPEAKETVMSALGRLRDSYDAVLMEGAGSPAEINLKARDIVNMNLAGWADAPVLLVADIDRGGVFAFLVGTLELLEPQERARVKGFIINKFRGDLSLLQPGLDWLEARTGIPVLGVLPFLPQLRIEAEDSVVLEGTSGRLQPGSTRELDIAVIRYPRISNFTDFDPLEDEPDTVVRYVTSALELGTPDAIILPGTKNTAADLVFLRQQGFPEAIAHALRQGTLQLAGICGGYQMLGQKLLDPDAVESPEPGESSGLGYLPLSTAFLQHKTTVRVNGVLADGHPLQLSGISTTAAAHTAVSGYEIHMGTTTNLEPDAVRSLFRLERADGQEQLEGWGSPDGKIWGTYLHGLFHNDELRRSWLDGMRKAKGLTPLAATFSSAALREQEFDRLAASVRENLDMEAVYTIMGLSVKEE
- a CDS encoding D-alanine--D-alanine ligase, producing the protein MLKVGVIMGGVSSEYEVSLNTGREMLKHLDRSKYEAVPVVITERGQLIDQVKGLDFALLALHGAYGEDGTVQGTLETLGIPYSGSGVLSSSLCMDKHLSKTILRSKGILTPDWLCWDSMDDYAPEAVERLGYPVMVKPNSGGSSIGMSKVNNSQELRGAVEKAFAADRSILIEGFTEGQEITCPILGGDLLPVIGIRSLGADWFDYSAKYAQGGADERVIQLSLGTHERVRTAAFACYKALKCSVYARVDMLLQNGVPYVLEVNTLPGMTETSLLPRSALAAGYTFSSLLDAIIAGSLQVRGDQAGEVQAPKEEEAGQTGRIQAAGESNEACAEAGEQAAQADEKMQEVISHA
- the cobT gene encoding nicotinate-nucleotide--dimethylbenzimidazole phosphoribosyltransferase, with product MISAIEAVIGRIAPADQEAIRRAEQRLDILTKPPGSLGRLETLAVRLAGISKTEQPAYGKRTVVVMAADHGVCREGVSAFPQEVTVQMAYNILSGGAGVNVLARQAGAEVKLVDIGVGADLSHPELIDHKVRYGSGNMAQGPAMSREEAERAILAGISVAEEAVKRGTEIFITGEMGIGNTTASAAVLCALEGIPAETAVGRGTGIDDERLRHKIAVVERALRLNAPDAEDAIDVLSKVGGLEIAGLAGLILGAAAAGVPVVLDGFISGAAALAAKSLAPESIHYMIASHVSGEQGHKLMLEHLGLEALLDLGLRLGEGTGGVLCLHLIEAVSRIMREMATFESAGVSGAESR